A genomic stretch from Edaphobacter aggregans includes:
- a CDS encoding efflux RND transporter periplasmic adaptor subunit, which translates to MKTFVPRTESLLLLSLIVAPLTACKSTPPPAVENQPSNVGVETSIAHVQQSTDYLEVPARVSADPSKVVHIFPPLSGRMLGLRVLPGQEVKKGDVIAQLQSSDIAAARSDFEKAKIEVIRADRALTRGKLLLQHDVLSQADYYELEATAQAAHSELERARQRIHELGFAEDGVSDEVYLRSPISGVVLDIGSAAGEMQRSLDNANAIATIANIDTVWILGDAFERDLSSVKPGRQVEIRINAFPDLKLTGHIDNIGDALDPTTRTLKLRVVLPNPRHTLKTDMFATIRIPGAVRNAVILPATAVLHEGDRTFVFIPNASGKFDQRTVTIGRTFDSGGVRNIEILTGLNDGEKVVTVGGALLRPTSGE; encoded by the coding sequence ATGAAAACATTCGTGCCACGAACTGAATCCCTCCTTCTGCTCTCGCTCATCGTCGCGCCGCTCACAGCGTGCAAGTCCACGCCTCCGCCTGCAGTCGAAAATCAGCCCTCCAACGTCGGCGTCGAGACTTCCATCGCCCACGTCCAGCAGAGCACCGACTACCTCGAAGTCCCTGCCCGTGTCTCCGCCGACCCCTCAAAGGTTGTCCACATCTTTCCTCCCCTCAGCGGACGCATGCTCGGCCTCCGCGTCCTGCCCGGTCAGGAGGTCAAGAAAGGTGACGTCATCGCGCAGCTTCAAAGCAGCGACATCGCCGCCGCTCGCTCCGACTTCGAGAAAGCCAAAATAGAAGTCATCCGCGCCGATCGCGCACTCACCCGCGGCAAACTCCTCCTCCAGCACGACGTCCTCTCGCAGGCCGATTACTACGAACTTGAGGCGACAGCGCAGGCCGCGCACTCCGAACTGGAACGCGCCCGTCAGCGCATCCATGAACTAGGCTTCGCAGAAGACGGCGTCTCCGACGAAGTCTACCTCCGCTCCCCCATCTCCGGCGTCGTCCTCGACATCGGCTCCGCCGCCGGCGAGATGCAGCGCTCTCTCGACAACGCCAACGCCATCGCCACCATCGCAAACATCGACACCGTCTGGATCCTGGGAGACGCCTTCGAGCGCGATCTGTCCTCCGTCAAGCCGGGCCGCCAGGTTGAGATTCGTATCAACGCCTTCCCCGACCTCAAACTCACCGGCCACATCGACAACATTGGTGATGCGCTCGATCCCACCACCCGCACTCTCAAGCTGCGCGTCGTCCTGCCCAACCCAAGGCACACACTCAAAACCGACATGTTCGCCACCATCCGCATCCCTGGAGCAGTCAGGAACGCCGTCATCCTGCCCGCAACAGCCGTGCTCCACGAGGGCGACCGAACCTTCGTCTTCATCCCTAACGCCTCCGGCAAGTTCGATCAGCGCACCGTCACCATCGGACGCACCTTCGACTCAGGCGGCGTAAGAAACATCGAAATCCTCACCGGTCTAAACGACGGCGAGAAGGTCGTCACAGTTGGCGGAGCTCTTCTCCGTCCCACCAGCGGAGAATAA
- a CDS encoding TolC family protein: MTLKALRALCAAMSVVPLALMAQTPQPPQPSGASTPITLQQAVDRARAGNPSLIAARQHVSATQANKITASLRQNPTLTLLGQGVTLPEVNNNGGNPYYYSANVSRLFERGQKRRWRLDSASATADETESQYHDQERQLVLAVRQAFTNMLLAKASLVVAEENLTDYRKTVDLSQARLDAGDITRTDFERIDLQLAQFESDDDNARLNLQQASAQLQLLFGADHPVPTLDITGTLNPPPVPLTMADAETTALAGRPDYTAAKQALLAAEANEKFAIASGTTDPTLATEYERSGADNTVGFSLSIPLRIFDRNQGEKERTRYEVESSRSSVTAARNQVVSDVDQAWFALDTAQRQAHRYNTRYLDEAARVRDNLQFSYRNGNSTLLDYLSALRDYRAITLSSLNANAQVWLAIHQLSFATATDIIP, translated from the coding sequence ATGACACTGAAAGCCCTTCGTGCACTCTGCGCAGCCATGTCGGTGGTTCCTCTGGCGCTGATGGCACAAACGCCACAGCCGCCACAACCATCCGGCGCAAGCACTCCCATCACGTTGCAACAAGCAGTTGACCGTGCCCGCGCCGGTAATCCCAGCCTGATCGCCGCCCGCCAGCACGTCTCCGCCACGCAGGCCAACAAAATCACCGCCAGCCTTCGTCAGAATCCAACTCTCACACTGCTCGGTCAGGGCGTCACCTTGCCGGAAGTCAACAACAACGGCGGCAACCCCTACTACTATTCCGCAAACGTCTCCCGTCTCTTCGAACGCGGGCAAAAACGCCGCTGGCGCCTCGACAGTGCATCTGCAACTGCTGATGAAACCGAAAGTCAGTATCACGATCAGGAACGCCAGCTCGTCCTCGCCGTCCGTCAGGCCTTCACCAACATGCTGCTCGCCAAGGCCTCTCTCGTAGTCGCCGAGGAAAACCTCACCGACTACCGCAAGACCGTAGACCTCAGCCAAGCCCGTCTCGACGCCGGAGACATCACCCGCACTGATTTCGAACGCATCGATCTACAACTCGCCCAATTCGAATCCGACGACGACAACGCCCGCCTGAACCTCCAGCAGGCCAGCGCCCAGCTTCAGCTGCTCTTCGGAGCCGATCACCCCGTCCCCACTCTGGACATCACCGGAACCCTCAATCCTCCGCCTGTACCTCTCACCATGGCCGACGCCGAAACAACAGCACTCGCAGGCCGCCCCGACTACACCGCCGCCAAACAAGCGCTCCTCGCCGCCGAGGCCAACGAAAAATTTGCCATAGCCAGCGGCACCACAGACCCCACACTGGCAACCGAGTACGAACGCAGCGGCGCCGATAACACCGTCGGCTTCAGCCTCTCCATCCCCCTCCGCATCTTCGACCGCAACCAGGGCGAAAAAGAACGCACCCGCTACGAAGTCGAGTCCAGCCGTTCCTCCGTCACCGCCGCCCGCAACCAGGTCGTCTCCGACGTCGATCAGGCCTGGTTCGCGCTCGATACCGCACAGCGCCAGGCGCATCGTTACAACACTCGCTATCTCGACGAAGCCGCACGCGTCCGCGACAACCTTCAGTTCAGCTATCGCAACGGCAACTCCACTCTTCTCGACTACCTCTCTGCCCTTCGCGACTACCGCGCCATTACCCTCAGCAGCCTCAACGCCAACGCCCAGGTATGGCTCGCTATCCATCAACTCAGCTTCGCCACCGCGACGGACATCATCCCATGA
- a CDS encoding HU family DNA-binding protein: protein MTKADLVDKVTALGDLTRRDGEVIVDTLFEAVIGALKSGDKIEIRGFGSFRTRQRNARTGRNPKTGAKVDVPAKRVPFFKPSKELRDSVNPSGAAKSAKVNADHIDPHHPPAM, encoded by the coding sequence ATGACCAAAGCTGATCTCGTCGACAAAGTCACCGCCTTGGGCGATCTCACGCGCCGTGACGGCGAAGTTATCGTCGATACTCTCTTCGAAGCTGTCATCGGTGCGCTCAAATCCGGCGACAAGATTGAGATTCGTGGCTTCGGTAGCTTCCGTACGCGCCAGCGCAACGCGCGCACGGGCCGCAACCCCAAGACCGGAGCCAAAGTCGATGTGCCGGCAAAACGCGTCCCTTTCTTCAAACCATCCAAAGAGCTCCGCGACTCGGTAAATCCGTCCGGCGCTGCAAAGTCTGCCAAAGTCAATGCGGACCACATCGATCCCCACCACCCTCCCGCCATGTAA
- the sppA gene encoding signal peptide peptidase SppA, with product MIWTTMRSAALGLGNQIGVIDVDGVILSAETLNSQLRKFGDDSSVKAIILHINSPGGGAAASQEIYNEVLRVRKEKHKKVVASVESVGASGAYYIASACDKIYANNASVVGSIGVIMEWTNYGELLRWAKLKNVTITAGELKSAGDPSRDLTPKEQAYFQSLVDNMYTQFVHDVAVGRHTTEDKIKPLATGQVWTGQQSLPLGLIDKVGGFRTALIDTARDAGISGEPSIVRPARNRRGLLAILTDDGEDLFPNPSQLLNHAPGFYYMWK from the coding sequence ATGATTTGGACCACCATGCGCTCCGCCGCCCTCGGCCTGGGCAATCAGATCGGCGTCATCGACGTCGACGGTGTCATTCTCTCCGCCGAGACCCTCAACAGCCAGCTCCGCAAATTCGGCGACGACTCCTCCGTCAAAGCCATCATCCTGCACATCAACTCCCCCGGAGGCGGCGCCGCTGCATCGCAGGAGATATACAACGAGGTTCTCCGCGTCCGCAAAGAGAAGCACAAAAAGGTCGTCGCCTCAGTCGAATCTGTAGGTGCCTCAGGGGCCTACTACATTGCCAGCGCCTGCGACAAAATCTATGCCAACAACGCCTCCGTCGTGGGTTCGATCGGCGTCATCATGGAATGGACCAACTACGGTGAGCTGCTGCGCTGGGCCAAACTCAAAAACGTCACCATCACCGCTGGCGAACTCAAGTCCGCGGGCGACCCCAGCCGTGACCTCACTCCCAAAGAGCAGGCCTACTTCCAGTCGTTGGTCGATAATATGTACACCCAATTCGTCCACGATGTAGCCGTCGGTCGCCACACTACCGAGGACAAGATCAAGCCTCTCGCCACTGGCCAGGTATGGACAGGCCAGCAGTCTCTCCCCTTAGGCCTCATCGACAAAGTAGGCGGCTTCCGCACAGCTCTGATCGACACTGCCCGCGACGCCGGAATCTCAGGAGAGCCCTCAATCGTCCGTCCGGCAAGAAACAGACGTGGCCTGCTTGCCATTCTCACGGACGACGGTGAAGATCTCTTCCCCAACCCCAGCCAGCTGCTCAATCACGCTCCCGGCTTCTATTACATGTGGAAGTAA
- a CDS encoding dolichyl-phosphate beta-glucosyltransferase produces MAHPRLSIVIPAFNESARIEDALERVMSCVAERGWDAEVVVVDDGSKDDTAAIVHRWMEHHPRLHLVQNPGNKGKGYSVRNGLLQAAGDIVMFTDADLSAPMEEAERLIAAIEDGADVAIGSRWMDRTRQTIHQPLYRQFFGRCFNWITRTVMGLPFKDTQCGFKAFKRSAAQVIFRLQTIERWGFDPEILFIARKLKHVIREVPVTWGHDERSRMSYLKDGMKMLEDMARIRANSLAGRYDEAIAAMKDTSTMVTPQVAKVGANVAQVAKMGAEVRQ; encoded by the coding sequence ATGGCACACCCGCGGTTAAGTATTGTTATTCCAGCGTTTAACGAAAGCGCCCGGATAGAGGACGCACTGGAGCGGGTGATGTCTTGCGTCGCTGAACGTGGGTGGGATGCCGAGGTTGTGGTCGTCGATGACGGTTCCAAGGACGATACTGCAGCGATTGTTCACCGTTGGATGGAGCACCATCCGCGTTTGCATCTGGTGCAGAATCCTGGAAATAAGGGTAAGGGTTACTCGGTTCGGAACGGTCTGCTGCAGGCGGCTGGCGATATTGTCATGTTTACCGATGCGGACCTGTCGGCCCCGATGGAAGAGGCGGAGCGCCTGATCGCAGCGATTGAGGATGGTGCGGACGTTGCGATTGGCTCGCGGTGGATGGACCGGACGCGTCAGACAATCCATCAGCCGCTGTACCGACAGTTCTTCGGACGGTGTTTCAACTGGATTACCCGGACGGTGATGGGGCTACCGTTCAAGGACACGCAATGCGGGTTCAAGGCGTTTAAGCGGTCGGCTGCGCAGGTGATCTTCCGGCTGCAGACTATCGAGCGCTGGGGGTTCGATCCGGAGATCCTGTTTATTGCGCGGAAGCTGAAGCATGTGATTCGTGAGGTTCCGGTGACATGGGGGCATGACGAACGCAGCAGAATGAGCTATTTGAAAGACGGCATGAAGATGCTGGAAGACATGGCAAGGATCCGTGCGAACTCGCTGGCTGGCCGTTATGACGAAGCAATTGCTGCGATGAAAGACACCAGCACGATGGTGACTCCGCAGGTGGCGAAGGTCGGGGCGAATGTGGCCCAGGTCGCCAAGATGGGCGCTGAGGTACGACAGTAG
- a CDS encoding proline dehydrogenase family protein produces MLRSLFIALSQNRKLRSFSERSAVGRQLSGRFVAGMSVEDALGACERVNREGIAVSLDSLGESVREESEARASAEIYHRLLDAIAERGLKANVSVKLSQVGMDFDPALAERIVGEMVEHADQANSFVRIDMEGSPYTEATIAMTERLAARFPGRVGTVLQAYLFRTEGDAERLLGQGIRIRLCKGAYKEGPEIAFPAKVDVDANYVKLMKRLATFSKNGTGVFCGIATHDEVIVDQMREFVREHRVPKSAFEFQMLYGVRRDLQRRLAAEGYGVRVYIPFGPEWYPYFMRRLAERPANVLFLAKNFFKN; encoded by the coding sequence TTGTTGCGTTCATTGTTCATTGCTCTCTCTCAAAATAGAAAGTTGCGATCGTTCTCGGAGCGGTCGGCGGTTGGACGGCAGTTATCGGGGCGGTTCGTCGCTGGGATGTCGGTGGAGGACGCACTGGGTGCGTGTGAGCGGGTGAACCGTGAAGGGATTGCGGTGAGCCTGGATTCGCTGGGTGAGAGCGTGCGGGAGGAGTCGGAGGCTCGGGCTTCGGCAGAGATTTATCACCGGTTGCTGGATGCGATTGCGGAACGTGGGTTGAAGGCGAATGTCAGCGTGAAGTTGTCGCAGGTAGGGATGGATTTTGATCCGGCGCTGGCGGAGAGGATCGTCGGCGAGATGGTGGAGCATGCCGATCAGGCGAATTCGTTTGTGCGGATCGATATGGAGGGGTCTCCGTATACCGAGGCGACGATTGCGATGACGGAGCGGCTGGCGGCGCGCTTTCCAGGGCGCGTGGGGACGGTGCTGCAGGCTTATTTGTTCCGGACTGAGGGCGATGCGGAGCGGTTGCTGGGGCAGGGAATTCGCATTCGGCTGTGCAAGGGTGCGTATAAGGAGGGGCCGGAGATCGCCTTTCCTGCCAAGGTGGATGTGGATGCGAACTACGTCAAGCTGATGAAGCGGCTGGCCACGTTTTCAAAGAACGGTACGGGTGTCTTTTGCGGGATTGCTACGCATGATGAGGTGATCGTGGATCAGATGCGGGAGTTCGTGCGAGAGCATCGGGTTCCGAAGAGCGCGTTCGAGTTTCAGATGTTGTATGGCGTGCGGCGTGACCTGCAGCGGCGGCTGGCGGCTGAGGGGTACGGAGTTCGGGTCTATATTCCGTTTGGGCCGGAGTGGTATCCGTACTTTATGCGGCGACTGGCGGAGCGTCCGGCGAATGTGCTGTTTCTGGCTAAGAACTTCTTCAAGAACTAG
- a CDS encoding PadR family transcriptional regulator, with amino-acid sequence MTNQAQLLPGTLDLLVLKAVSLGPLHGYGVLLRIEQISGRALLIEQGALYPALFRLVRQGLLTASWGTSQNNRRAKFYELTSAGRKRLDEEAAGWNRLAAAVASALAALPEEI; translated from the coding sequence TTGACTAACCAAGCCCAGCTTCTTCCAGGCACTCTTGACTTACTTGTTCTGAAGGCTGTCTCTCTCGGCCCTCTCCATGGCTACGGAGTTCTTTTGCGCATCGAGCAAATCTCTGGGCGCGCACTGCTCATAGAACAGGGTGCCCTGTATCCCGCATTGTTTCGGCTGGTGCGTCAAGGACTTCTGACGGCGAGTTGGGGCACTTCGCAGAACAATCGTCGAGCCAAGTTTTACGAACTCACATCTGCGGGGCGCAAGAGGCTAGACGAGGAGGCAGCGGGTTGGAATCGGCTGGCTGCTGCTGTTGCCTCCGCTCTCGCTGCGCTACCGGAGGAGATATGA
- a CDS encoding ABC transporter permease has protein sequence MKLLAYLRSLADALFHRSRIQGEIEEEFRSHIQYRVDDLEQSGLTRAEAERRARIEFGGYQRSREECREAMGGHLIETVAQDVRIGVRMLRRSPGFTAVAVLTLALGIGGNTAIFSIVNGVLLNPLPFPQPDRLVALGESKPHFENGSISYPNFLDWQRGNHAFSSMAVSRGYGFSLTGRGDAEQVNAEFVSADFFPLLGVNPILGRTFTSAEEQAGAGPVAMISEGLWRRKFNAAPDVLSKNVTLDGRDFTIVGVVPAGFHLRLPSFRESDVYAPVRQWSNPLLMNRGAGLGFHGVGRLKPGVTVEQARADMDVVTRNLAATFPDTDRGIGASIAPLKEQMVGYVRPFLFVLLAAVGFVLLIACVNVASLLLARSATRRREFAVRTALGASRGRIIHQLLTESVLLGMAAGGIGLLMAIWGTRAGLKFLPAALPRANEIGLDFRVLAFTTVISLMVGVLFGLVPALRSLQSDPHTALKEGGRGASGGHHGALSTFVVAEMAIALVLLIGAGLMVRSLTRLWRVDPGFNPQGVLTFNVSMPPSMMKAPPDRIRAAFRELDEKLGSATGVTAVSQTWGAFPMGSDDEQLFWLDGYPKPANENDMNWAVDYMVEPDYLKVMETPLKRGRFFTAQDNAHSPLVAVVDEIFARQYFPDQDPIGKRIVLNNSGKALEIVGVVAHVKQWGLDLDDTNTVRAQLYLPCMQMPDDFIAMTPAGSGVVVRYEGSMAAAFDSIRRTSKRMSSEQVIFGDQAMGGVISDSMATRRFAMILLGAFAALALGLASVGIYGVIAYVVGQRTQEIGIRMALGAQQKDVLRLVLWQGTRLALLGVVIGLGVAMVLTRLMTQLLYGVSATDPATFVGLALMLTAIAVAACCIPARRAMRVDPVVALRHE, from the coding sequence ATGAAACTCCTGGCTTACCTTCGTTCACTCGCCGACGCTCTCTTTCATCGTTCCCGGATCCAAGGGGAGATAGAGGAGGAGTTTCGCTCGCATATCCAATACCGTGTCGATGATCTGGAACAGTCCGGACTTACCCGCGCTGAAGCCGAACGCCGTGCGCGTATCGAGTTTGGGGGGTATCAGCGGTCACGGGAAGAGTGTCGCGAGGCTATGGGTGGGCATCTGATCGAGACGGTGGCTCAGGATGTGCGGATCGGCGTCCGCATGTTGCGGAGGTCTCCGGGGTTTACCGCTGTTGCGGTGTTGACGCTGGCGCTGGGGATTGGTGGGAATACCGCGATTTTTTCGATCGTGAATGGGGTACTGCTGAATCCGCTGCCGTTTCCACAGCCGGATCGTCTGGTTGCGCTGGGCGAGAGCAAACCTCATTTCGAGAATGGCTCGATCTCATACCCGAATTTTCTGGATTGGCAGAGGGGGAATCATGCGTTTTCCTCGATGGCGGTCTCGCGTGGTTATGGATTCAGCCTTACGGGGAGAGGCGATGCGGAACAGGTGAATGCTGAGTTCGTCTCTGCGGATTTCTTTCCGTTGCTTGGAGTGAATCCCATTCTTGGGCGCACGTTTACATCGGCGGAGGAACAGGCTGGGGCGGGTCCGGTCGCGATGATCAGCGAAGGACTGTGGCGGCGGAAGTTCAATGCAGCGCCGGATGTGCTGAGCAAGAACGTCACGCTGGATGGCAGAGACTTCACGATCGTTGGGGTGGTTCCTGCTGGATTCCATCTGCGGTTGCCTAGTTTTCGTGAGAGTGATGTGTATGCTCCTGTCCGGCAGTGGAGCAATCCTCTGCTGATGAATCGGGGCGCTGGGCTGGGGTTTCATGGAGTTGGGAGACTGAAACCCGGAGTTACTGTGGAGCAGGCCCGCGCAGATATGGATGTGGTTACGCGCAATCTTGCAGCGACGTTTCCGGATACGGATCGCGGTATCGGCGCAAGCATCGCTCCGCTGAAGGAGCAGATGGTGGGCTATGTGCGGCCGTTTCTGTTTGTGTTGCTGGCTGCTGTGGGCTTTGTGCTGCTGATTGCGTGCGTGAATGTCGCGAGCCTGCTGTTGGCGCGGTCGGCTACGCGCAGGCGCGAGTTCGCTGTGCGCACGGCGTTGGGAGCGAGTCGTGGAAGGATCATTCATCAGCTGCTGACAGAAAGTGTTTTGCTGGGCATGGCAGCGGGTGGAATTGGGTTGTTGATGGCGATATGGGGAACGCGGGCTGGACTGAAGTTTCTGCCGGCTGCGCTGCCTCGGGCGAACGAGATCGGGCTCGATTTCCGTGTGCTTGCTTTTACTACAGTGATTTCGCTGATGGTGGGGGTTCTGTTTGGGTTAGTGCCGGCATTGAGGAGTTTGCAGTCTGATCCGCATACGGCGCTCAAGGAGGGTGGCCGAGGTGCGAGCGGGGGGCATCATGGCGCGTTGAGTACGTTTGTTGTCGCGGAAATGGCGATTGCGCTGGTGCTGTTGATTGGTGCCGGATTGATGGTTCGTAGTTTGACGCGGCTTTGGAGGGTGGACCCTGGGTTCAATCCGCAAGGCGTTCTCACGTTTAATGTGTCAATGCCGCCATCGATGATGAAGGCTCCGCCGGACAGGATTCGCGCGGCTTTTCGTGAGTTGGATGAGAAGCTGGGATCTGCGACTGGGGTTACTGCGGTTTCGCAGACGTGGGGCGCGTTTCCGATGGGCAGTGATGACGAGCAGTTGTTCTGGCTCGATGGATATCCTAAGCCTGCCAACGAAAACGATATGAACTGGGCCGTGGACTATATGGTCGAGCCGGATTATCTGAAGGTGATGGAGACTCCGCTGAAGCGCGGGCGCTTTTTTACGGCGCAGGATAACGCGCATTCTCCGCTGGTGGCCGTTGTCGATGAGATTTTTGCGCGGCAGTACTTTCCGGATCAGGATCCGATCGGCAAAAGGATTGTGCTGAATAATTCCGGGAAGGCTTTGGAGATAGTTGGCGTTGTGGCGCACGTTAAGCAGTGGGGACTCGATCTGGATGACACGAATACGGTGCGGGCTCAGCTTTATCTGCCGTGTATGCAGATGCCGGACGACTTTATTGCGATGACGCCGGCGGGTTCAGGGGTGGTGGTGCGTTATGAGGGGAGCATGGCGGCGGCGTTCGACTCGATACGGCGCACGAGCAAACGGATGAGTAGTGAGCAGGTGATCTTCGGCGATCAAGCGATGGGAGGCGTCATCTCGGATTCGATGGCTACTCGGCGGTTTGCGATGATTTTGTTAGGTGCATTTGCTGCGCTGGCGTTGGGGTTGGCCAGCGTCGGTATCTATGGCGTGATTGCTTATGTGGTGGGACAGCGCACGCAGGAGATCGGGATTCGCATGGCGTTGGGCGCTCAACAAAAAGATGTGCTGCGGCTTGTGTTGTGGCAGGGGACGAGGCTGGCTTTACTGGGGGTGGTGATTGGGCTTGGGGTGGCGATGGTTTTGACTCGCCTGATGACGCAGTTGCTTTATGGGGTGAGCGCGACTGATCCGGCTACGTTTGTGGGGCTCGCGTTAATGCTGACTGCGATTGCGGTTGCGGCTTGCTGCATTCCGGCTCGGAGGGCGATGCGGGTCGATCCTGTTGTGGCCTTGCGGCATGAGTAG
- a CDS encoding TlpA disulfide reductase family protein, whose translation MKLLAGILLLSTAVFAQSQTPIAGVWEGNATVRGQQVPVHLEITSPGSNLKAALINGPEKSVASSVTFDDNHLLVTFNYFARTLDAKVENGQLIGTFGTATTRYPVVLSTGSATAAAPVTGAPSIKGDWEIQVKSAKGESAWQLRVEPIAKSTIIHAVIQRIDGDTGSLFGTWSGQNYTVSHFTAAGPALYTFTPQPDGTLTVSNLLASEAQKAQQQNLTARRPAEARKQNLAAPTESTQQTTVKDPSAPFTFSFPNLEGKVVSNTDPQFDGKVVIVAVGGSWCPNCHDEAPFLETLYKQYHSHGLEIVNLSFEEADQLKDPARLRAFIARYGITYTVLVAGEPEQLNEKIPQGVRLNSWPTSFFVGRDGRVKEVHAGFAGPANPEGHAALEREVTSLVEHLLAEPTPTQSASTKH comes from the coding sequence ATGAAGCTCCTCGCCGGAATTCTCCTGCTTTCCACTGCCGTCTTTGCCCAAAGCCAGACCCCTATCGCTGGCGTCTGGGAAGGCAACGCCACCGTCCGCGGCCAACAGGTCCCCGTCCACCTCGAGATCACCAGCCCCGGGTCCAACCTCAAAGCCGCCCTCATCAACGGCCCTGAAAAATCCGTCGCCTCCAGCGTCACCTTTGACGACAACCACCTCCTGGTCACCTTCAACTATTTCGCCCGCACCCTCGACGCAAAGGTGGAGAACGGCCAACTCATCGGAACCTTCGGCACTGCAACCACACGCTACCCAGTCGTCCTCAGCACCGGCTCGGCGACCGCCGCAGCACCCGTCACCGGAGCCCCCAGCATCAAGGGCGATTGGGAGATCCAGGTAAAGAGCGCCAAGGGTGAATCCGCCTGGCAACTCCGCGTCGAACCCATCGCCAAATCCACAATCATCCACGCCGTCATCCAGCGTATCGACGGCGACACCGGCTCCCTCTTCGGCACTTGGAGCGGCCAAAACTACACCGTCAGCCACTTCACCGCAGCCGGCCCCGCACTCTATACCTTCACCCCGCAACCCGACGGCACGCTAACCGTCTCGAACCTCCTCGCCTCAGAGGCCCAAAAGGCCCAGCAGCAGAACCTGACCGCCCGCCGCCCCGCCGAAGCCCGCAAGCAGAACCTCGCCGCCCCCACCGAGTCCACCCAGCAGACCACCGTCAAGGACCCCAGCGCGCCCTTCACCTTCAGCTTCCCCAACCTCGAAGGCAAGGTCGTCTCCAACACCGACCCGCAGTTTGACGGCAAGGTCGTCATCGTAGCCGTTGGCGGCTCCTGGTGCCCCAACTGCCACGACGAGGCTCCCTTCCTCGAAACCCTCTACAAGCAGTACCACTCTCACGGCCTGGAGATCGTCAACCTCTCCTTTGAAGAAGCCGACCAACTAAAAGACCCCGCTCGCCTCCGCGCCTTCATCGCCCGCTACGGCATCACCTACACCGTTCTCGTAGCCGGCGAGCCCGAGCAGCTCAACGAAAAAATCCCTCAGGGAGTCCGCCTCAACAGCTGGCCCACCTCCTTCTTCGTTGGCCGCGATGGTCGCGTCAAAGAGGTACACGCCGGATTCGCTGGCCCCGCAAATCCCGAAGGCCACGCCGCCCTCGAGCGCGAAGTCACCAGCCTCGTCGAGCACCTCTTAGCCGAACCAACCCCCACTCAATCCGCCTCGACCAAACATTAA
- a CDS encoding DUF3106 domain-containing protein has protein sequence MSAFYPSRRILSSMLAALFLAAVVSVQAQPLTGQRGGALKVSSSQHPSTQPSPHAGASPKQQNQEHLAQWMDRHSNLPLADQQRALQQEPGFRDLPPQTQQRMLDRLSQLNNMTPEKRRRIIEHNEAMAHLTPPQRQQVRGAMQQLGSLPEDRRRLVARAFRDLREMPEPQRQAILSSDRFRGEFSDQERNTLSSLLAVEPFIPVQRPNDAPDFGK, from the coding sequence ATGTCTGCTTTCTATCCATCCCGGCGCATCCTTTCTTCGATGCTCGCTGCGCTATTTCTCGCGGCTGTAGTCTCCGTGCAAGCGCAGCCCTTGACGGGACAAAGGGGTGGCGCTCTCAAGGTCTCGTCCAGTCAGCATCCGTCTACGCAGCCTTCACCACACGCTGGAGCCAGCCCCAAGCAGCAGAACCAGGAGCACCTAGCCCAGTGGATGGACCGTCATAGCAATCTGCCGCTCGCCGATCAGCAGCGCGCCTTGCAGCAGGAACCCGGCTTCCGCGACCTTCCCCCCCAGACACAGCAGCGCATGCTCGACCGCCTCTCCCAGCTTAACAACATGACGCCCGAGAAGCGCCGCCGCATCATCGAGCACAACGAAGCCATGGCGCATCTCACGCCGCCTCAGCGTCAGCAGGTCCGCGGAGCCATGCAGCAGCTCGGCAGTCTCCCCGAAGACCGCCGTCGCCTGGTCGCCCGAGCCTTCCGTGATCTCCGCGAGATGCCCGAGCCTCAGCGTCAGGCTATCCTCAGCTCCGATCGTTTCCGCGGCGAGTTCTCCGATCAGGAACGCAACACCCTCTCCAGTCTCCTCGCGGTTGAACCCTTCATTCCCGTCCAACGCCCAAACGACGCTCCCGACTTCGGTAAGTAA